In Heliangelus exortis chromosome 27, bHelExo1.hap1, whole genome shotgun sequence, the genomic window CCCAGGGGCCACTGTCACCCATCAGGTGCCACCCTTGGGTGGGTTCCTCACTgagctccccccccccagggccaCCGTCCCGGCACCCAGGGTGACAACAGTGATGTCCCCAGGGTGACCCTTCTTGGGACAAGGGGACTGATGCCACCACAGGGACCTTCCAGAGGGTGACCAAGGTTTTCTGTCCCGtgaggaggtgacagcagtCACAGAAAGCACCGTCTGGCCCCGGGGTTGGGGACACAGGGTGGTGGCAgtcagggggggttggggacatcaggggcTCCCGAGCAGCCACGGGATTGCGGTGGCTTTGGGACAAGGGTGATGTCCCCAAGGTAGGAGAATGTCACCAGAGCAGGAGATGTCCCCAGGGTAGGAGGTGTCCCTAAAGAAGGAGATGTCCCTAAGGAAGATGTCCCCAAGGCAGGAGATGTCCCTAAATCAGGAGATGTCCCTAAGGAAgatgtccccagggcaggagatgTCCCTAAGGAAGATGTCCCCAAGGCAGATGTCCCTAAATCAGGAGATGTCCCTAAGGAAgatgtccccagggcaggagatgtccccagggcaggaggtgtCCCTAAATCAGGAGATGTCCCTAAGGAAGATGTCCCCAAGGCAGGAGATGTCCCTAAGGAAGATGTCCCCAAGGCAGATGTCCCTAAATCAGGAGATGTCCCTAAGGAAGATGTCCCCAAGGCAAGAGATGTCCCTAAATCAGGAGATGTCCCCAAAGCAGGAGATGTCCCTAAATCAGGAGATGTCCCTAAGGAAGATGTCCCCAAGGCAGGAAatgtccccagggcaggaggtgtCCCTAGGACAGGAGATGTCCCTAAATCAGGAGATGTCCCCAAGGAAGATGTCCCCAAGCCAGGAGGTGTCCCCAAGACAGGACATGTCCCTAAATCAGGACATGTCCCTAAACCAGGAgatgtccccagggcagcccctgtccctgctgtccctcctgtccccgCTGTCCCCGTTGTCCCCAGCCCTGACTCAGCGCTTGTCCCCGCAGCATCACGCGCAGACTCCGCgtccccccccgtgtcccccccctctccctctccccttcctcctcctcctcctcccgtctcctcctccctcctcccccccggTCCCGACCCAAAACTCCGCCAACATTTCCACCCGCGTTCCGCTTCCTCCCGCGGACATAAAAGCGGCTCCCGCGCCCCCCGCCCGCCCTGAgccccccctgagccccccccctGCACCGTGCCCGGGTaaggggggggacacgggaccccccgggaggggggggtggggctggggggtgtcCCAGGGAATCGGAACCCGGCGGGAATGGGGCGGGGGGGGATCCCGGCTGGGAGAggtgggaaaaggggaaactgaggcacggggggaatttggggggggggtggggagggaaggatggggtTGGGGTGGGAAGGATCCCGGttgggagaggggaaactgaggaatgGGGGGGGGAATCCTGtctgggagaggggaaactgaggcacggtgGGAATGGGGGGGGAAGGATCCTGGttgggagaggggaaactgaggaatggggggggggatcccggctgggagaggggaaactgaggcacggtgggaatttggggggggggggaggaggaaaggatggggttggggttggggtgggaAGGATCCCGGttgggagaggggaaactgaggcacggtgGGAATGGGGGGGAAGGATCCTGGttgggagaggggaaactgaggaataggggggggggggaatcctgtctgggagaggggaaactgaggcacggtgggaatttggggggggggggggagggaacgatggggttggggtgggaaggatccggctgggagaggggaaactgaggcacggtgGGAATGGGGGGGAAGGATCCTGGttgggagaggggaaactgaggaatggggggggggatcccggctgggagaggggaaactgaggcacggtgGGAATTTcggaggggggaggaaaggatggggttggggttggggtggAAGGATCCCGGTTGGgaaaggggaaactgaggcacggtgGGAATGGGGGGGGAAGGATCCTGGTTTGGGAGAGAGGAAACTgaggaatggggggggggggggaatcctgtctgggagaggggaaactgaggcacggtgGGAATTTcggggggggagagggaaggatggggttggggttggggtgggaAGGATCCCGGttgggagaggggaaactgaggcacggtgGGAATGGGGGGGGAAGGATCCTGGttgggagaggggaaactgaggaatgggggggggggtcccgtCTGGGAacggggaaactgaggcacggtgGGAAtttgtggggggggggagggaaggatggggttggggttggggtgggaAGGATCCCGgttggggagaggggaaactgaggcacggtgggaatttgggggggggaggaaaggatggggttggggttggggtgggaAGGATCCCGgttggggagaggggaaactgaggcacggtgggaatttgggggggggaagggaaggatggggttggggtgggaaggatcctggctgggagaggggaaactgaggcacggtgGGAATttcggggggggggaggaagaaaggatggGTTGGGGTCGGGGTGGGAAGGATCCCGGttgggagaggggaaactgaggaatggggggggggggggtcccgtCTGGGAacggggaaactgaggcacggtgGGAATTTGTGGGGGGGGAGAAAGATTCTGTttgggagaggggaaactgaggcacggtgggaatttgggggggggggagggaaggatggggttggggttggggttggggttggggtgggaAGGATCCCGGTTGGGagagggggaaactgaggcacgttgggaatgggggggggggcaggatcCCGGTtgctcctgtcccctgccccaggaTGTGGGTGCCCACCCTGCTCGCCCTCCTGGTGGTCCCCGTGGGGGCCCAACCCCACCCCCAGCCCGAGCTGGACGCCCAGTGGGACCTCTGGAAGCAAAGCCACGGGAAGCAGTACCCAGGGCAGGTGGGGACCGTGGGGACACCGGGGTGACCCAAGGGACTGGTGCTGGCCCTGGGGACTCAGGGTGTGTCCCTGtccgtcccccccccccggtgcAGGAGGACGAGAGGGTGAGGAGGATGATTTGGGAGAAGAACCTGAAATTCATCAACAACCACAACCTGGAGCACGCCCGGGGCCTCCACACCTTCCAGGTGGCCATGAACCACCTGGGGGACATGGTGAGTGGcacctggggacatggggagtGGCACCTGGGGGACATGGGGAGTGGCATCTGGGCACATGGGGAGTGGCACCTGGGGGACATGGGGAGTGGCACCTGGGACATGGGGAGTGGCATCTGGGGGACACGGTGAGTGAGACCTGTGGGGAGGACATGGGGAGTGGcacctggggacatggggagtGTCACCTGGGGGAGGACATGGTGACTGGGACATGGAGAGTGGCATCTGGGGGGGGACATGGTGAGTGGCACCTGGGGACATGGTGAGTGAGACCTGTGGGGGGACATGGTGAGTGTCACCTGGGGGGGACATAGAGAGTGGCATCTTGGGGGGACATGGTGTCACCTGAGGACATGGTGTCACCTGGGGACACGGTGAGTGGCACCAGGGGGGGGACATTAAAGGAGGGGCTGAAAGGACACTGagcccctggggtgctgctccCCCCCCAGACCAGCGAGGAGGTGGTGAGGACCATGACGGGGCTGAGGGTCCCCCCCGGCCACCGGCGCCCCAACGGGACCCTCTTTGTCCCCAACTGGGCTGAGAGAGTCCCGGCAGCCGTGGACTGGAGGAAGAAGGGATACGTGACCCCTGTCAAGAACCAGGTGAGGGGGGGCCAGGGGTCGGTGTCCCCTCGGTGTCCCCCGCGGTGTCCCCTCGCTGTCACCCCCCGGTGTCCCCTTTAGGGCCAGTGTGGCTCCTGCTGGGCTTTCAGCTCCGTGGGTGCCCTGGAGGGGCAGCTGAAGAAGAAGACGGGGCAGCTCCTGTCCCTCAGCCCCCAGAACCTCGTGGATTGCGTGGCCACCAACGAGGGCTGCGGGGGGGGGGTTCATGACCAACGCCTTCGCCTACGTCCACCAGAACCGCGGCATCGACTCCGAGGACTCCTATCCCTACATCGGGCAGGTCCGGGCTGGGAGCCCTCATTAACACCCTCATTAACGCCCTCATTAACGCCCTCATCATCCCCCTCGTCGTCATCATCATCCTCATTATCACCCTCATTATCATCCccctcatcatcttcatcatccccctcatccccctcaTCATCCCCCTCAtcatccccctcctcctcctccatcccctcctcctcctcctcatcatcatcaccGTGACcctcatcatcatcttcatcatccccctcatcatcatcatcaccatgaCCTTCATCATCCCCCTCAtcatccccctcctcctcctcctcctcctcctcaccatcatcaccatGACCCTCATCATCCccctcatcatcatcatcttcatcctcaTTATCACCCTCATTATCATCCCCCTCATcatcaccctcctcctcctcctccaccccctcctcctcctcctcctcctcctcctcctcatcatcatcatcatcatcaccgTGACCCTCCTCATCATCACCCTGACCCTCATTATCCCCCTCATCATCCCCCTCATCatcacccccctcctcctcctccgccccctcctcctcctcctcctcatcatcatcacctGACCCTCATCATCCCCCTCATTATCCCCCTCATTATCTCCCCCATTAtcccccccatcaccccccccatcacctcccacccccccccttaGGACGAGCGCTGCATGTACAAGCCCAGCGGCAAGGCAGCCAAGTGCCGTGGCTACCGAGAGATCCCCCCGGGCAACGAGAAAGCTCTGAAGAGGGCGGTGGCCAGGATCGGGCCCGTCTCGGTGGGCATCGACGCCAGTTTGCCCTCCTTCCAGTTCTACAGCCGGGgtgaggggagaagggagaggggagaggggagaggggagagggagggagaaaggttcctcaggggaaactgaggcacgggtGACTGAACGgaccctcccctccccccagggGTTTATTACGACCAGAGCTGCAACGCCGAGAACATCAACCACGCGGTGCTGGCCGTGGGCTACGGCTCCCAGAGGGGCACCAAGCACTGGATCATCAAGAACAGGTGAGGGGGGCTCCAGGGATCCACCGGGGGCTCCAGGGATCCACCAGGGGATTGAGGGATCCACCATGGGATCCAGGGATCCACCAGGGGAttcagggatgctccaggggattcagggatgctccagggaaTCCACCAGGGCTCCCGGGCTCCAGCAGGGGATTCAGGGATCCAGCAGGGGATTGAGGGATCCACCATGGGATCCAGGGATCCACCAGGGCTCCAGGGATCCACCAGGGGATCCAGGGATCCAGAAAGGGAttcagggatgctccagggggCTCAGGGATCCACCATGGGATTCAAGGATCCAGCAGGGgctccagggatgctccaggggaTCCAGCAGGGGCTCCAGGGATCCAGCAGGGGATCCAGGGATCCAGAAAGGGCTCCAGGGATCCACCAGGGCTCCAGGGATCCAGCAGGGGCTCCAGGGATCCAGCAAGGGAttcagggatgctccaggggaTTCAGGGATCCAGCAGGGGCTCCAGGGATCCAGCATGGGTCCAGAGGATCCACCAGGGGCTCCAGGGATCCACCAGGGGTCCAGAGGATCCACCAGGGGCTCCAGGGATCCACCAGGACTCCAGGGATCCAGCAGGGCTCCAGGGATCcagaaaaggctccagggatCCAGCGGGGGATCCAGCAGGGGCTCCAGGGATCCAGCAGGGGATTCAGGGATCCACCAGGGGACTCAGGGCTCCACCAGGGGACTCAGGGATCCACCAGGGGCTCCAGGGATCCACCAGGGGATTCAGGGATCCAGAAAGGGCTCCAGGGATCCACCAGGGGTCCAGAGGATCCACCAGGGgctccagggatgctccaggggaTCCACCAGGGCTCCAGGGCTCCAGCAAGGGATTCAGGGATCCAGCAGAGGATTCAGGGATCCAGCAGGGgctccagggatgctccaggggatccagggatgctccaggggaTCCACCAGGGGCTCCAGGGATCCACCAGGGGATTCAGGAATGCTTCAGGGGATCCACCAGGGGCTCCAGGGATCCACCAGGGGTCCAGAGGATCCACCAGGGgctccagggatgctccaggggaTCCACCGGGGCTCCAGGGATCCAGCAGGGGATTCAGGGATCCACTGTGGGTCCAGGGGATCCACCAAGGGTTCCAGGGGGTTCACCCTGAGTTCCAGGGATCCAGGGGATCCACCATGGGATCCATCATGGGTCCAGGGGATCCACTGTGGGTTCCAGGGATGCCCCAGGGGATCCACCAAGGGTTCCAGGGGATTCACCTTGAATTCCAGGGATCCACCAGGGGATCCAGGGGATCCACCAAAGGTCCAGGGACCCATCTAGGGCTCCAGGGGCTCTTCCATGGACTCCAGGAGATCCACCAGGGGATCCACCAAGGGTTCCAGGGATCCCCCAAGGGTTCCAGGGATCTACCAAGGGTTCCAGGGGATCCACCAGGGGATCCCCCAAGGGTTCCAGGGATCCACCAGGGGATCCACCAAGGGTTCCATGGGATCTACCAAGGGTTCCAGGGGATCCACCAAGGGCTCCAGGGATCCACCAAGGGCTCCAGGGGATCCACCAGGGGTTCCAGGGGATCCACCAGGGAATCCACCAAGGGTTCCATGGGATCCACTAAGGGTTCCAGGGGATCCACCAGGGGATCCACCAAGGGTTCCAGGGATCCCCCAAGGGTTCCACGGGATCCACCAGGGGATCCACCAAGGGTTCCAGGGGATCCACCAAGGGTTCCAGGGATCCACCAAGGGCTCCAGGGAATCCACCAAGGGTTCCATGGGATCCACTAAGGGTTCCAGGGATCCACCAGGGGATCCACCAAGGGTTCCAGGGATCCCCCAAGGGTTCCAGGGGATCCACCAGGGGATCCCCCAAGGGTTCCAGGGGATCCCCCAAGGGTTCCAGGGATCCCCCAAGGGTTCCAGGGGATCCCCCAAGGGTTCCAGGGACCCACCAAGGGTACCAGGGGATCCACCAGGGGATCCCCCAAGGGTTCCAGGGGATCCCCCAAGGGTTCCAGGGATCTACCAAGGGTTCCAGGGGATCCACCAGGGGATCTACCAAGGGTTCCAGGGATCCACCAAGGGTTCCAGGGATCCACCAGAGGATCCACCAAGGGTTTCAGGGGATCCACCAAGGGTTTCAGGGGATCCACCAAGGGTTCCAGGGATCCACCAAGGGTTCCAGGGATCCACCAAGTGCTCCAGGGATCCACCAAGGGTTCCAGGGGATCCACCAGGGGATCCCCCAAGGGTTCCAGGGGATCCACCAAGCGTTCCAGGGATCCACCAGGGGTTCCAGGGGATCCACCAAGCGTTCCAGGGGATCCACCAGGGGATCCCCCAAGGGTTCCAGGGATCCCCCAAGGGTTCCAGGGATCTACCAGGGGTTCCAGGGGATCCACCAGGGGATACACCAAGGGTTCCATGGGATCTACCAAGGGTTCCAGGGATCTACCAAGGGTTCCAGGGATCCACCAAGGGTTCCAGGGGATCCCCCAAGCCTCTCCCAACGTCTCTGCCGTTTCCTCCCCACAGCTGGGGTGAGGAGTGGGGCTCCAAGGGCTACGTCCTCCTGGCACGGAACATGAACAACGCCTGCGGGGTGGCCAACCTGGCCAGCTTCCCCAAGATGTGAGAGAGGAGAAACCCCCCCTGgaacatcatcatcatcatcatcatcatcatcatcatcatcatcatcatcatcatcatcatcatcatcatcatcatcatcatcatccccaaaacccccacccACCCTTCAGAGGACCCCCCGGGTCCCCCCCATCCACCCAACCCCTTCGCTTTCCCAATAAAGgctcctcctggggctgggggactcTGGGGATGTTTCTGGTGGGCTCGGGGgggtcccttccacccccccccccttgctcCTCTGATGGGCACTTGCAAAACGatgccccccccccaaaaaaaacaaaaaaagggttCAGATTTCTCCCCCCACCTCAGAGGGATCTCAGGGGGGGTCCTGGGAGCTGAATCCCCCCTGGGTTGccaggggggggtggggaaaggtCCATCCCCCCCCTCACGGGGTCACCCCCCCCGTTTTGGCCCTGTTTGTCCCCATTTTGGGGAAGTTGTCCAAGGGTTGGTGGTTCCCTCTCCTTCCATCACCTCCTGGGGGGGGGTGAATCACCACATCCTCGTCACCAGCTCCAGGGGTGGGGACAAACTGGGACAAACTGGGACAAACTGGGACACCAAAACCTCCAGGGGATCTCAAGAAGGTTCCAGACACTCCTTGGGTGTCTCTTAGGGGTGGAGGGGACCTTGATGGACCCAGGGATCGTTTCGGTTGGACAAAAAGTTGGTGGAGCACCCAAAAACTCATCCCTACCCCTGGGCTGGGATCTCCCTCCTGGCTCTGGCTCCTTCCAGCATGGAAAACCAGGGAATTTGgggaattttcttcttttccttgtcCTCTCAGTGACAGGGAAGCCCCCAGGAGGGTCCTTCCCCTTCAGGCCAAACCCTGGAGATGCCACCACTCATTCCAACCTTTTCCCCCATCCCAAGGAATTCCTTGAggttctccagcagctcagcccccaggatcatccccaacccccccttaTCCCTGGGAttcacccccctccccccctcagGGATGTTCCCTTGGGAAGTTCTGCCACCAGCTGATGTTTTCCACATCCTCATCCCAAACCCTTCCAGTCCTCCAGCAGATGACTTCAAAGCTCTTGggttccctccctcctccagaTGGTTCCTTGCTGCCCCCTTTGGACCTCCGGAACCAGGAGGAATGATCCCATCCCCCTCTTCCATGGGGATCCACACCATTCCCTGCCTGGGATCTCCAAACCAGACGGAGACACCCCCAGAACCTTCAGTCCGGgttgtgtgtccccccccccaggctccATCCcaccttcaaaaaaaatttaaaaaaattaaaaaaccacagaaaaaggGAGAATTTTCCCTCGGGAGCTTTCTTGATGGTCCCGAAGCTCCTCCTGGCCCCAGCCCCGTGACCCTGGCCCTTTGCCAGCAGCTTCTGGGcagaagtgaaaatgaaaatctcCGAAGTTTCCTCAGTTCCTGACTCGTGATTTCTCACGAGAGCctcagcccccccctccctctccgACCTCCTGGACTCGGAGCTTTTTGCCtttgtccccaaggtgtccccacacccccccacacccccaaaaTTCTCAGGGGCTCGGCGCCCACCACCCAAAATTCTCAGGTAGGGCGAACGCTTccttggggagggggtggggaggctCTAAAAGCCCCGGAGCAGCttccttgggggggggggggacggacGGACCTGGGGCTTTGGGTCCCCTCCCAAGGGTGACACATGTCACCAGgaggggggttggggtggggggtcctggggtgggGTCCGGGTgagggttttgctgctgtttttggAAGCGTTGGCAACGAATTCAGCCCCGGGGGCTCCTTTCATCAGGGCTGGGACCATCCCTGGCTCttgctgtcccctgtccccaaggcTTGGGACCCGGGGGggtttctcctcctcctcctcctcctcctcctcgaGGGAAATTCTCAACTCCTCTCagggatattttattttttttttttttttttttttttttttccccttcccgGGTaggtgacagcagggacagggagctCGGTGGTGTCACCTACGTGGTTGGTGGCATCACCCTCTGGTAGAAACCCCTCCGAGGTGTCCTGCTGGGGGATGGCATCACCCTCCTTACCCAACAGGATTCCTCACCCAGCTCCCAGTATCCCAGGGCTGTCCCAGCAGGACGGGATGaagctgctgcttgttgtcACCTTCCTGGCCGCGGTGGCACTGGGACACCACGACCCCACCTTGGACTGGCACTggaagctctggaaaaaaacctacGGCAAGGAATATCCCCACCAGGTaccagggaaaggggggggcGAGCATCTCCTGACCTGGAAACTTGGGATCCTGGGGGGGAAGGGACACCCAGAGACCAAGGTCCAAAGTGGTGGCACCAGGGATGGTTCTGCCCCACcccttgttgggttttttgttgtcaGGGGGAACTCCCCagcaactttattttttttaaattttttttttattttattttttttttctgggggggggtgggaagtgTCTGTGGAGGTCCCAGGAGGTTGGGTTTGGTTTCAGGTGGAGGAAGGGGACAGACGAGCCACCTGGGAGAAGAACCTGAGGTTGGTGACCCTACACAACCTGGAGAAGTCCCTGGGGCTCCACTCCTACGAGCTGGGCATGAACCACCTGGCAGACAtggtgggtgctgctgagggggGCTTGGGGTGCTCCTTGGGTGGGGTTcagggggggggtgaggggtgaggggtgggCGACCAAGCGAGGACCCTCCCCAGAGGGGCACGGACACCACGGACAAACTTCTCCCACGTTcctgtggggtgggagctgcCTGGAAACTCCCTGTGGGGTGGCCCCAGCTTGGGGTGTTGGGGTGTCACTGGGTTGGGGTGTTGGGGTTTTGGTGTCCCTGTGTCAGGGTGTTGGGGTGTCCCTGTGTTGGTTGGGGTGTTGGTGTCCCTGGGTCAGGGTGTCCCTGTGTTGGGGTGTTGGATCTCCCCAGGTTGGGGTGTTCGGGTGTCCCTGTGTTGGTTGGGGTGTTGGGGTCCCTATGTCAGGGTGTTGGGGTGTCCCTATATCAGGGTGTTGGGGTGTCCCTATGTCAGGGTGTTGGGGTGTCCCTATATCAGGGTGTTGGGGTGTCCCTATGTCAGGGTGTTGGGGTCCCTATGTCAGGGTGTTGGGGTCCCTATATCAGGGTGTTGGGGTCCCTATATCAGGGTGTTGGGGTGTCCCTATGTCAGGGTGTTGGGGTGTCCCTGTGTCAGGGTGTTGGGGTCCCTATATCAGGGTGTTGGGGTCTCTATGTCAGGGTGTTGGGGTCCCTATATCAGGGTGTTGGGGTCCCTATGTCAGGGTGTTGGGGTCCCTATGTCAAGGTGTTGCCCCACACCACCTCCCAggtgggctgggatggatctTCGGGCGCTCTCCCCGTTCTGCCCTTTCCCATCAGGAGATGCCAGGTGGGagctccaggagctccaggagcCCCTCGTGAGCCCCTCGTGAGCCCCTCGTGAGCCCCTGTGAGCCCCTCCTgagcccctctcccccccagACCAGCCGGGAGGTCTCAGCTCTGCTGACCGGGCTCCAGGTTGCTCCCCAGAGGAAGGTTGGGACCTCCCCATCCCGCTGGCACAGCCGGGATCAGCTCCCGGAGAGGATGGActggagggagcagggctgtgtcACCGAGGTGAAGAACCAGGTGGGAATTTCTCCTTCAACCTCCCCCAGGGTCTCAgtccccccccctttttatttttattttttttttttttttttttttttttttttttgggggggtgggggaaggaggcAACACCCTGACCATCTGCAGGGCTTCTTTCTCCCCAGGGTTCCTGTGGGTCCTGCTGGGCTTTCAGTGCCGTGGGAGCCCTGGAGGCCCAGGTGAAGCTGAAAACTGGGAAGTTGGTGGCTCTGAGCCCCCAGAACCTCATCGACTGCTCCACCACCTACGGGAACCAGGGCTGCAGCGGGGGCTTCATGACCAACGCCTTCCAGTACATCATCGACAACCAGGGCATCGACTCCGAGGACTCCTACCCCTACACAGCCCAGGTGAGGGCCTcagggacccccccaaacccccccaaaccccaaaccccaacccACAGCACCATGGACACgaactcctcctcctctcccacccaACTTTCCCACCTTGGGCATCACCCAATTCCAACCCGATGGCTCCAAGGGGCCCAAAGCACCCCCTGAGCTGCAACTGGgaccccctcccccagcccaaaaccccatccaagccccaaaccctaaccctaacccgacccccccagggatggggcagccccacagcttctggggctcagcacctgcaaattccagaatttcttcctcctgtCCAACCTCCTGGGAGTCTGAAGCCACcaaaccattgcccctcatcctcctgcttTCTGCCAGCCTGGTGGAACCTTCTCAGCCCTCCCAGTTGGGTCTTTCAAGgaccttttttatttgtttggttggttatttatttatttgttttgcctCCTCCTGGGTTGGGAACCAGAATTTCCAGATGTTTGTTTTGGTGACCTCAAGGATGGAGCAACAcggaaggaggggggggaaaaaaaaatggggaaggAATCCTGGGTTCTGCTCCAGGCTTCTCCTTTGTCCCATCTTCTGGAGTCAAACAACCaagcagacaaacaaaacaaaaaaaaaccaaaaaaaaaaaaagatattttgatatttttgtggGCTTGAGGTGGCTCCTGGTCCTACACTTGGGTTTGGCTGAAGTCACCCGTGGGGTTGTGAGGAGGTGACCACCAGAAAATCAAAGTTTGGTGGCTGGAGAGGGCCTGAAACCACCCCTGGAatggagctgggagtctggtcctagagagaaaaatgtctttagaaCCCCCCTCTTCCTTCAGAGGAGAAGAAGCAGGGGGTGAAACATCTCCAGATGAGGAACTGAGGGCAGTTTCTGAAAGGAAGTGGGGGGGGTGATGTCCTCAGAGAGCTCTAGaattcaagaaaacaaaaaataaatgttgcaaGGGGTGAGAGGAGGGGTTGagcttccccagctcctccccacCAACACCTCAACCCAAAAACgggctggaaggaaaaattGGGTGAGGTTGCTCCCAAAAAAACCTGGAggatggggtgggaatggagggGGGAGCTGGTGGGACACCTCAACCtggagatgcttttttttttttttttttttttattttttattatttttttattttatttttttgggggggggagggggtttctctgttcctcttctcaccccccccccccgtgttCCCACCAGAACGGGACCTGTGAGTACAACTCCTCAGCCCGGGCTGCCACCTGCTCCAGGTACG contains:
- the LOC139787661 gene encoding uncharacterized protein, whose product is MGLGDTHTHTSPTPGATVTHQENVTRAGDVPRVGGVPKEGDVPKEDVPKAGDVPKSGDVPKEDVPRAGDVPKEDVPKADVPKSGDVPKEDVPRAGDVPRAGGVPKSGDVPKEDVPKAGDVPKEDVPKADVPKSGDVPKEDVPKARDVPKSGDVPKAGDVPKSGDVPKEDVPKAGNVPRAGGVPRTGDVPKSGDVPKEDVPKPGGVPKTGHVPKSGHVPKPGDVPRAAPVPAVPPVPAVPRLPRPPPALSPP
- the CTSS gene encoding cathepsin S — protein: MKLLLVVTFLAAVALGHHDPTLDWHWKLWKKTYGKEYPHQVEEGDRRATWEKNLRLVTLHNLEKSLGLHSYELGMNHLADMTSREVSALLTGLQVAPQRKVGTSPSRWHSRDQLPERMDWREQGCVTEVKNQGSCGSCWAFSAVGALEAQVKLKTGKLVALSPQNLIDCSTTYGNQGCSGGFMTNAFQYIIDNQGIDSEDSYPYTAQNGTCEYNSSARAATCSRYVELPFADEEALKEAVATVGPISVAIDATQPTFFLYRSGVYDDPRCSQEVNHGVLVVGYGTLEDKEYWLVKNSWGVHFGDEGYIRMARNHQNHCGIASYPSYPLI
- the CTSK gene encoding LOW QUALITY PROTEIN: cathepsin K (The sequence of the model RefSeq protein was modified relative to this genomic sequence to represent the inferred CDS: deleted 1 base in 1 codon), with product MWVPTLLALLVVPVGAQPHPQPELDAQWDLWKQSHGKQYPGQEDERVRRMIWEKNLKFINNHNLEHARGLHTFQVAMNHLGDMTSEEVVRTMTGLRVPPGHRRPNGTLFVPNWAERVPAAVDWRKKGYVTPVKNQGQCGSCWAFSSVGALEGQLKKKTGQLLSLSPQNLVDCVATNEGCGGGFMTNAFAYVHQNRGIDSEDSYPYIGQDERCMYKPSGKAAKCRGYREIPPGNEKALKRAVARIGPVSVGIDASLPSFQFYSRGVYYDQSCNAENINHAVLAVGYGSQRGTKHWIIKNSWGEEWGSKGYVLLARNMNNACGVANLASFPKM